A segment of the Rutidosis leptorrhynchoides isolate AG116_Rl617_1_P2 unplaced genomic scaffold, CSIRO_AGI_Rlap_v1 contig247, whole genome shotgun sequence genome:
CATTTTCATTCACATACTCTTGACCTAATTTATGCATTCTTTTCCAGGATATAGTTTTCCTATTGATTACCTCGGGAAGAGATCCTGGTATAATACCTCGAAATTCTCAACCACCAGAACCTGAAAGTTATGAAGGGAGCATTGAAATGTTGCCTGGCCAAACTCCACCATTGCGTTTGCCACGTACCAAGGAGTTAATAATCAATGGAATACAAGTGAAAATCAAGTACTGTGATACTTGCATGCTATATAGGCCTCCTCGCTGTTCTCATTGCTCTATATGCAACAATTGTGTGCAAAAATTTGACCATCATTGCCCCTGGGTTGGGCAGTGTATTGGACAGGTATGCAATCTTGATAAACTTTATATAAGTAGTTTTCAATTTCTCATAATTTATATGATTTTGGCCTTGCAATGCTTGGGTAGATGTCTTAGTTTATTTCTATGTATATAGTGAATAATTACTTGGACCCTGTCATACGAGGACTGTGCTTATATGCCTTTAGTCATATTTATCTTTTCATATGCAAGGATCACATTAATAACATAAAGCTTCTAAATACTAGAGAAAGTAAACAAAAAGGTTATTGTTAGGTTTGGTTTAGAAGTAAGAAAGTGATCCTAATTCATCATAATGTCTGACATTGCACTACCAAGAAGCCTACGTAACTGAAATTTGCTATTGTGCTGTAGTTATTCTGAAATTATTTCTCTTTTAATTTTGGTTGCAGAGGAATTACCGCTTCTTCTTCATGTTTATCTTCTGTGCAACTCTCATTTGCATATATGTACACGGATTTTGCTGGGTTTATGTCAAGAGAATCATGGACAGTGAGGATATATCCATCTGGAAAGCTCTGATCAAGACTCCAGCCTCCATTGCGCTTATAATTTACACTTTTGTTTGCGTCTGGTTTGTCGGTGGCCTCACTGTTTTCCATTCGTATCTCATCAGTACTAACCAGGTAAATAACAGACGATGTCGATTTTGATGATACCTTTTTTCTTTAATTCTCAATGCCTCATAGTCCATACCAAAGTCCATGAAAATTCTATTTTGTTGCTTTTGCAGTCGACTTATGAGAATTTCAGATATCGGTACGAGCGAGGAACCAACCCATATGACAAAGGGGTATTAAGTAACTTCAAGGAAGTATTCTTGTCCTCAATTCCTCCATCCAAGAACAATTTTAGGGCAAAAGTTCCAAAGGAAGCTGTGATTGCACCTAGAAGTTTGGGTGGGAGTTTTGCAGCTTCAAACAGGGGGAAACCCATGGGAGACATAGAGATGGGTGGGAAGCCAGCTTGGGATAATGAAGGAAATTTCAATAATGGCTATGAAAATGCTGAACTACCCGATGTGTCCCCAGATTTAAGCAGGATCCTTCCTCCAGAATCGACAGAAGAGCGTAATGTGttgaataataacaatattaagcgTTCTAGTTGGGGAAGAAGGAGCAGTAGCTGGGAAATGTCGCCTGAAATTGTCTCTTTGGCAGCCAGGATTGGGGAGTCGAAACGTGTTGTTGACGGCAACAACAGTAATTTGGCTGATGATGCTCAACATTCGCAATCGGATTCCAAGTTGTAATATAACCGAATGCAACAGTGTAAAGATTTGCTTGCGTGATAATTTTTTTGGTTGTGTATAATTATGCATAAATTACATCTCACAGTTACTAATAATCCTATTGTTTTTCATACTTACCCAGTTGTCAAGTTTATTATTTTGATCATTTTCATAAGAAAATTCGACGGGACAATAACATTTTTCCACCCTATccaaatttttaataattttttatttcGAAAAAGTCAACTAATAAAATCATATTTGTCTGTTAAATTTTCTAACAAAATCATATTTTCGTCAAAAAAATTGTTTATATGGCAGTAAATTTCCGTCAATTATACAGAATTAGTGTCACATAAGCAACATGTCATTCGATGACTTAGCAAAAATGACAAGTCATCATCTTCaacctttttaaaaaaaattgcagaTCACCGCGGCGGTCCGACCGCCCCTTTTGGCGGCGCCGCTGTTGATAGTAGTTTTGCTTTCGGAAATTTTTGTATGGCTGGATTCTTTTTGATGAGAAATCTGTCCTGTTTTGTCGGATTTttcaaattttgaactgtttactgtAGATCTAAGGTTAAATATGCGTGGCCGAACCTTAAGTTTAGATCTACACCAAACGGTTTAAAATTTGAAAAGTTCAGCACCACCACAACATTTGTCTTGTCTAAACGAGTCCGGCCATACAAAAATGTCCGGAATCCGACTATTACCGGCCACTGGCCACCAACACCGCCACTTTTGGGGTTCCGCCGATGGTAGTCGTCGGATTCCGGAAATTATATGGTTGTACTCTTTTCAAATAGACAACCATGTCGGAATTTTCAAATTTTGAACCGTGTGGTGTAGATCTAAATTTAAAGTTTCGGCCATCGCATCTTTAACCTTAGATTTACACTAAACGGTTCAAAATTTGAAAAATCTGACACCACCACAACATTTGTCTTAGCAAAACGAGTCCGGTCATATAAAATTTTTTGGAATCCGACAACTATCAACGGCGGCGGCGCCAAAAGTGGTGGCCTGACCGTGGCGGTGATCGTCGGAATCTGCCAATTCTTTTGAAAAAGGTTGAAGATGATGACGTATCATTTTTACCAAGTCCTCAGATGACATGTCGCTTACGTGGCACTGACTGTGCATAGTTGAGGAAGATTTGCTGCtttatatgtaatttgttttaatggaAGTATGATTTTGTTAAGAAACTTAACGGACATGAATGATTTCGTTAGTTGATTTTTTCGAAAtaaaaaattatttaaaatttggattttgaaattaaaaaaatattattatcccAAAATACGACCCCCATTTTATGATACGTGTGAATACCACCTTGCACATTAGCCCTTTTTTATGGTACGTGTGAATACTAGCTTGCACATTAGCAACTGCCCATATTTATGGTATGTGTGAATACTACCTTACAAGTTAGCAACTGCCCATCATCTTTTTGTTTAATAACTTTAAATcatttattaatttaattaattatgaaTCAACCTCAGTTCTGGCCGTATCAAATCAGTTTCAAAATTAGACCATTATGAACCGAATTTGACTAGAGCTGCTTTTTCACTGGCCACTTATCATTGTTGACATTGGATATCTGATTGTACGTGAATAGGTGGAGAACGAGCTGTTATCGCCTATCGGAATATATACATACACCAGAAGCAGCCGTTAAGCGGCAGCTCAAGCTCGCTCTGAAACAACCTAGAAAACAAGAGCTAATTGCATTTAAGAAACTTTGGACTTAGGTTGTTTTTTCAGCTAGCACGAGCTAATGTATCATATCGTGAAACATTACAATGAATGGTATAAAAAAAGATGACTTTTTTAGAGCTTCAACCGTCTTCGTTTACCTGATATCGAAATTGTTCCGTTTCAAAGTAGTTATGAGAACTTAAATGACAAAATCCATATCAGGTTCAAGAAATATAAAAGGAATTTCCTTCCAAAAACTTTAGAATGACGAGACAAGAACAGAATAAGCATAGGACGACAATGAGGCTTTTTCACTTCACTGCATAGATTGAAATCGCCTCATGATGAGGAGACTCATATCCATATAACGCTGAGCACAGTTAGTAAGGCATGATACTTCACTTGAACTAAACTTGCTCCCTGGTGTACTCGTTATGCACTTGTCCCAACATGTACTCGTAAGCTTTGCTACCATTTCGTTAATCACGGCCTTCTCCTTTTCTTGCTGTACATACCAACAAAAGACTTGGTTAGATGAATAACAAACAAACTGTTTCAGATATACCAATTCCAGGATGCTAATGATAAATACATAGGATAAAACTAAATGGCATAAGTGTAGAATCTGTTACATTCTTTCAACACAAGATAGCAAAATCAAATTATCATGCTCGGAGACATATCTACCATGCTTATAGGGGATTGCACTGAAAGTGAATCATACTATGTAATATGTATGCATAATAGCAATTTTTCATCAGATTAAGGGAAAACATTCACCAACTCAAATCTCAACAACCTTACTTACTTGCTGATGCAAGTGGAATAAGCTTCCATCTAGGCTAATTTACGATTGGTATTGGGGTTTTTTAGTTTGGGTGTCGTTTTTACATATGCACCAAAGCAAATACGCAAACCACAAAGCTTCACAGAATGCAATCCTCAAACTCCGTCTAAATTACATGAATTTTTCAATAACGATCTAATATAAGCATGCTATATGATATCCCACCTTCGAAAATAACACAGCAACCAAAGAAAAGAAATAAAATTGACGGCAATGAAGAAGTCGTTTACAGTTGGCTCGTTTCAAAAGTCTGAGCAATCAAATAGATGCAAAACCCTAAACTACTTAAACAACGAAAAATCCCCCAAAATCAGATTGCCTAAACTATTAATGAGAAACGCAAATAACATTATAAATAAAAATCAATCCAGGAGGTTCGTAGATTATTACTATCGAAGCTGCAAACCCTAAACAAAACAAACATCAAAGGAATAAGAGATTCTTACAGAAAGGAATCGTTGCATGTAGGGAGAATTAAGCGAAGAGGGATCCATAATAAGGGTTTTAGTTCGTCTTCGAAATTGATTGTTTCTTTCTGGTGTAGTACTAGAACAGGAAGGCAGATTCTTTCTTAAAGCCTAGTGATAGTAATGGGCAGGGCCTGCCTATAAAGGCCTATGGTCCGGCCTATTTTCAGTCAAAGCCTGAtttacgatttaaaaaaaaaaaaaaaaaaaaaaactcgtacAAGGATGATAAATAAGGAGTTTTTCATTGGTAATGAACTATAAATTTTAACATGTTCAATTCAGATTTCGTCAAATAAAATGTGAGATCCGTATTAATATACTGTACATGGTAAAATTTGAATGGAGCGGATATACTTAAAAGAATCTAGATACAAAGAGAATGATAATCGTCATCGTGCATTTATATATCTTTGAAATTAGCGATAAAATAATTGAATTGTGATTTTATTTTAGAGTATACAGAAGTGTAAAAGAAAAATTTATAGCTTGATTTTAATCATACATTTTAAATTCCTACAAGTTAAAATTTTACTGTCGTTTAAATGTACATAATACGTAAAATCATACTGTATAAAGTTTATACATGATACATAATTTTTTTACAAAATCATTTTATGAACCCTTAAATGTATGTATGGTTATGAACCCTTAATGAGGTTGACATTTTCCTCATGCATT
Coding sequences within it:
- the LOC139882242 gene encoding probable protein S-acyltransferase 7 — its product is MMIRTYKAWKGSNIFLFGGRFIFGPDARSIFFSIFLIVAPVVVFCVFVARKLMDDFPNNWGISIMVVAVVITFLDIVFLLITSGRDPGIIPRNSQPPEPESYEGSIEMLPGQTPPLRLPRTKELIINGIQVKIKYCDTCMLYRPPRCSHCSICNNCVQKFDHHCPWVGQCIGQRNYRFFFMFIFCATLICIYVHGFCWVYVKRIMDSEDISIWKALIKTPASIALIIYTFVCVWFVGGLTVFHSYLISTNQSTYENFRYRYERGTNPYDKGVLSNFKEVFLSSIPPSKNNFRAKVPKEAVIAPRSLGGSFAASNRGKPMGDIEMGGKPAWDNEGNFNNGYENAELPDVSPDLSRILPPESTEERNVLNNNNIKRSSWGRRSSSWEMSPEIVSLAARIGESKRVVDGNNSNLADDAQHSQSDSKL
- the LOC139882232 gene encoding mitochondrial import inner membrane translocase subunit TIM8-like, whose amino-acid sequence is MDPSSLNSPYMQRFLSQEKEKAVINEMVAKLTSTCWDKCITSTPGSKFSSSEVSCLTNCAQRYMDMSLLIMRRFQSMQ